Genomic window (Motilibacter aurantiacus):
GGACCGTGTCCTCCCAGGACAGGTCGGACCGGCCGCTGACCTGCCAGAGCCCGGTCATGCCCGGCTTGACGAGGAGCCGGCGGCGGACGTCGAACGCGTAGCGCTCCACCTCCGACGGGAGCGGGGGGCGCGGCCCGACCAGGCTCATCTCGCCGCGCAGCACGTTGAACAGCTGGGGCAGCTCATCGAGGGAGTAGCGCCGGATGAACCGGCCGACCGGGGTGATGCGCGGGTCGGCGCGCATCTTGAACAGCACGCCGTCGTGCTCGTTCTGCTCGGCCAGGGCGGCGAGCATCTGCTCGGCGTTGACGACCATGGAGCGGAATTTGAAGACGGTGAACGCCTTTCCGTCGCGGCCCACGCGCTGCTGACGGAAGAAGACCGGCCCCTTGCTGGTGAGCTTGACGGCGAGCGCGATGGCGACGAGGACCGGCGACAGCAGCACCACGAGGACGCTGCCGACGACCCGGTCGAAGACGCCCTTGGCCACGCGCATCGGCCCCTCGTACTGCGGGGGCTCGACGTGCAGGAGCGGCAGGCCCGCGACGGGGCGTACGTGGACCCGCGGGCCGGCAACGTCGGTCAGCGCCGGCGCGACGACCAGGTCGGTGCCGGTGCCCTCGAGCGTCCAGCCGAGCCGGCGCAGCGCGGTCGGGGTGAGCCCGACCGACGGCACGACCGCCACCGTGTCGGCGCCGGTCGCGCGCACGGCCTCGACGACGGTGTTGAGCGAGCCCACGACGGGGAGCCCGGCCGCCTCCGCGGTGGTCACGGCGGCCGGCTCGTCCGCGCCGCCGGGCAGGCAGACGCCGACGACCTCGAACCCGGCGTACTTCTCCCGGGTCAGCTCGGCCGCCAGGTGGCGGACGTTGTCCGGGCTGCCCACCACGAGGACGCGGTGCGCCCACCCCCCGCGCCGGCGGCGCGAGTGCAGCCACTTGCGCGCGACCCACCGCTCGAGCAGCAGGCCCGCGGTGCCGAGCGGGAACGCGACGGCGACCAGCGGCCGGGCGTACGCGGCCGACCCCAGGTAGGCGACGATCGCGACCAGCCCGAACAGGCGCACGCTGGCGGTGACCACGCGCTTGTACTCGTCGGGGCCGGTGCCCACGACCCGTCGGTCGCGCGAGAGGTGCAGGGAGAGGCTGGACATCCAGGCGACGCCGAGCAGCACGGCGAGCCAGCGCTGGGAGACGAGGTCGTCACCGCTCGGTGGCGGTGCGTCGGACCCGGCGTCGAAGCCGACGGCGACCGCGATGGCCAGTGCGGCCGCGACCACGACCAGGTCGGCCGCCACCAGCGTGGTGCCCAGCCGCCGCAGCCAGCTCGGCCGGCCCGACACGAAGGACGTCGCCTCGCCGGACGTGGCGGACGACCCGCCCCCCGGGGCCACGACGGGCTCGGTCTCGAGCAAGTCCGGGAACCTCCGTCGACGCAGGGACCGGCACGTGGGAGCCGGGCCTGTAGCCCGTCAGGCTACAGGCGGCGTGCCGGGGGTGGAGCAGGTCCGGGCTCAACCCCCCGATCGAAGCGCCGTGCGGGCGGCGCGCCCGGCACCGGGCGGCTCGGGCGCGGCGGCGAGCAGCGCCGGCTCCTCCTGCGCGGCCGCCACGCCGGCGACCAGGAGCCGGGCGTCCAGCGGGACGGACCGCTTGACCAGCGCGAGCGCGACGGGCCCGAGCTCGTGGTGCTGCACGACCGTGCCGACCGTGCCCACGGGGCGCCCGTCGGCCTCGACCTGCGCGCCGCCGGCCGGCAGCGTCTCGGCGGAGCCGTCCAGGTGCAGCAGCACGAGCCGCCGCGGCGGCCGGCCCAGGTTGTGCACGCGCGCGACCGTCTCCTGGCCGCGGTAGCAGCCCTTGTCCAGGTGGACGGCGGTCGTCAGCCACCCGGCCTCGTGCGGGATGGTGCGCTCGTCGGTGTCCACCCCGGGGCGCGGCACGCCGGCGGCGACCCGCAGCGCGTCGTACGCCCAGCGCCCTGCCAGCGGGCCGGCGCCCTGCGCGTACGCCGCGAGCTCCGCGCGCGGCACGAGCACCTCGCGCCCGCGCAGCGGAAGCGCCGGGTGCGGCAGCCAGGTCGTCAGCAGCCGCTCGTGCGGCGTCGCCACCGGCTCCCAGGCCGCCGCCCAGGCGGCGGTGACGTCCTCGACCTCGACCTCGG
Coding sequences:
- a CDS encoding sugar transferase, encoding MAPGGGSSATSGEATSFVSGRPSWLRRLGTTLVAADLVVVAAALAIAVAVGFDAGSDAPPPSGDDLVSQRWLAVLLGVAWMSSLSLHLSRDRRVVGTGPDEYKRVVTASVRLFGLVAIVAYLGSAAYARPLVAVAFPLGTAGLLLERWVARKWLHSRRRRGGWAHRVLVVGSPDNVRHLAAELTREKYAGFEVVGVCLPGGADEPAAVTTAEAAGLPVVGSLNTVVEAVRATGADTVAVVPSVGLTPTALRRLGWTLEGTGTDLVVAPALTDVAGPRVHVRPVAGLPLLHVEPPQYEGPMRVAKGVFDRVVGSVLVVLLSPVLVAIALAVKLTSKGPVFFRQQRVGRDGKAFTVFKFRSMVVNAEQMLAALAEQNEHDGVLFKMRADPRITPVGRFIRRYSLDELPQLFNVLRGEMSLVGPRPPLPSEVERYAFDVRRRLLVKPGMTGLWQVSGRSDLSWEDTVRLDLYYVENWSMTADMLILWKTLAAVMKGSGAY
- the ygfZ gene encoding CAF17-like 4Fe-4S cluster assembly/insertion protein YgfZ, producing MSVETSVLLSTPGAVAAEPPDERIAWHYGDPLAEQRRLEQGIGLVDLSDRGVVRVTGAARLGWLHDLTSQFLRDLPVGTPTELLVLDPNGRVETHANVVDDGTSTWMTVEPGAAGALAGYLLRMRFWTEVEVEDVTAAWAAAWEPVATPHERLLTTWLPHPALPLRGREVLVPRAELAAYAQGAGPLAGRWAYDALRVAAGVPRPGVDTDERTIPHEAGWLTTAVHLDKGCYRGQETVARVHNLGRPPRRLVLLHLDGSAETLPAGGAQVEADGRPVGTVGTVVQHHELGPVALALVKRSVPLDARLLVAGVAAAQEEPALLAAAPEPPGAGRAARTALRSGG